TTTTTAGTGTACTCTTTAATAAACTTCCTCAGCTAATAGATGGCTATTTTCCGCCTTTATTAGTGCTATTTTGTTTTTATTAATAGAAAGCCTCACTCTCTACTTGATTTGGTAGAGAGTTTTTTATTGAAAGCGAGGTTCTTATGCTACAAATTAATCATTTAACAATTACACATCTTAAAGACTTAACACAACTTATCTCTGATTTAAATGTAATCATCAATTCTGGGGATAAATTAGCTATTATTGGCAAAGAGAGTACTGGGAAGTCAACACTTTTAAAAGCTATTTTGTCTCCGCAATTAATGGCTAACTACTGCATTCTCGAGGGAAAAATTGATAATCATTTTCCCAAAATTGGATATTTACCACAAGTTTTGTCACAAAAACAAGAAAAGATGACAGTTTCAGAATTTCTTTATGATAATTTAGATTATGTTAGTTTTGATTTCAATGCTTTTTACCAAATGGCTGCGCGATTAGATTTGGATATTCAATCCTTAGAAAATAGAAATCAGAGTTTGAAAAGTTTATCTGGTGGAGAAAAATTAAAGTTACAACTTGCTAAACTGGTTGGTGAAACCAATGATTTACTCTTACTAGATGAACCCTCTAGCGACCTTGATGCGCAGGCAATTAATACTTTACAAGCATTCATTCAATCATCTGACAAAACAATTATTTTTATCTCTCATGATGAAGCTCTGCTAGAAAAAACTGCTACTGCTATTCTACACTTTGAGTTAATAAAACGTTGTCAAGTTGCTCGCGCAAGCTATTTTTCAAGAAGTTACACAGATTATATGACTTATCGTCACAAAGCTTACACCAAACAATTAGAACAAGTCAAAAACGACCGCCGTATAAAAGCTAAAGGAGGCGCTAAAATACAACGGCTTCATGAGGCGGCAGAATACAATGTGCAAAATATTCATGATAGCACTATAGGAAGATTAGCGGCTAAAAAGATGAAAAATGTCTTATCTCTTGAAAAACGTATGCCAAAGAAGAAGAAAAAATGGTCGATTTTCCTGAAGAAATGGATAGTATAAAACTATTTTTCGATGATATTGTTCCTCTAGATAAAAAGAAAAAACTTCTGTCTTGGGACAATCATGATTTATTAACTGGCCAAAAAGTCAGTTTAACCATTTTAGGTCAAGATAAACTGGTGATTACTGGGAGAAACGGTATCGGAAAAACACGTCTGCTCACACAAATTTACCAAGAACTAGATAAAAATCATTTTTCAATCGGTTATATGCCACAAGATTACGATAGTGTTTTTAGCAAAGGAATGACCGCTCTAACATTCTTAACACAAATATCAGACAGCGAAAAAGCTCGAACACCCCTTGCCAGCCTTCAATTTACAAGACAAGAAATCGAACACTCTGTCCTTGAACTTTCAGGTGGGCAAAAAGCAAAATTATTCTTAGCACGTATGGTTTTCGCCCAAAATCATATCTTAATTCTTGATGAGCCGACAAGCCATTTTTCACCAACTAGTCAGCCATTAATCAGAGAACTTTTAAGAATTTTTAACGGCTGGCTGTATTATCAGTGTTTCTCACGATAGAAAATTCATTGACGACATTGCTAATCTACATCATCAATTAACTGACAAAGAACTTTAAAAATATTAAAAAAACTGTCCAGTGGACAGTTTTTTCACGAGCCTAGAAATTGAAAAGCGAGTTAAGTCCAGTGGACAGTTTTTTCACGAGCTTAGAGATTGGAAAGCGAGTTTTATGCAGGTAAGCAAGGCGAGTATTATGATTCTTGATCCTTTGCTTCATCTGCTTTTACTTTAGCTATTTTTTCGCGCTCCAAGCGCAAACGTCGATTTGGATTAAGGGTATTGAAAAGTTCTTCTAGCTTTTCAGCATTCCAAACATCCGCTGCTGATACAAAATTACCATCTTTATCTCGAAAAGATATCGGTTT
This sequence is a window from Streptococcus macedonicus ACA-DC 198. Protein-coding genes within it:
- a CDS encoding ABC transporter ATP-binding protein — translated: MLQINHLTITHLKDLTQLISDLNVIINSGDKLAIIGKESTGKSTLLKAILSPQLMANYCILEGKIDNHFPKIGYLPQVLSQKQEKMTVSEFLYDNLDYVSFDFNAFYQMAARLDLDIQSLENRNQSLKSLSGGEKLKLQLAKLVGETNDLLLLDEPSSDLDAQAINTLQAFIQSSDKTIIFISHDEALLEKTATAILHFELIKRCQVARASYFSRSYTDYMTYRHKAYTKQLEQVKNDRRIKAKGGAKIQRLHEAAEYNVQNIHDSTIGRLAAKKMKNVLSLEKRMPKKKKKWSIFLKKWIV
- a CDS encoding ABC transporter ATP-binding protein, encoding MVDFPEEMDSIKLFFDDIVPLDKKKKLLSWDNHDLLTGQKVSLTILGQDKLVITGRNGIGKTRLLTQIYQELDKNHFSIGYMPQDYDSVFSKGMTALTFLTQISDSEKARTPLASLQFTRQEIEHSVLELSGGQKAKLFLARMVFAQNHILILDEPTSHFSPTSQPLIRELLRIFNGWLYYQCFSR